The following coding sequences are from one Rhineura floridana isolate rRhiFlo1 chromosome 2, rRhiFlo1.hap2, whole genome shotgun sequence window:
- the LOC133378037 gene encoding sepiapterin reductase-like, which yields MEAEPGGGGLGQAVCIMTGASWGLGRRLACLLAPQLVPGSALLLVVLSASALGELEDDLHAACPALRVQGLPADLASDKGLQRVLQARQALHSGAGWLQWLLLINNAGEHPPV from the coding sequence ATGGAGGCTGAGCCGGGTGGCGGTGGCCTGGGCCAAGCAGTGTGCATCATGACGGGCGCCTCGTGGGGCTTGGGCCGGAGACTGGCGTGCCTGCTGGCTCCACAGCTGGTGCCCGGCTCggccctgctgctggtggtgctCTCGGCCAGCGCCCTGGGCGAGCTGGAGGATGACCTGCATGCTGCCTGCCCAGCGCTGCGTGTGCAGGGCTTGCCTGCTGACCTGGCCTCAGACAAGGGGCTGCAGCGTGTGCTCCAGGCCAGGCAGGCACTCCACAGTGGGGCTGGCTGGCTCCAGTGGCTTCTTCTCATCAACAACGCCGGTGAGCACCCTCCCGTTTGA